One window from the genome of Kryptolebias marmoratus isolate JLee-2015 linkage group LG1, ASM164957v2, whole genome shotgun sequence encodes:
- the dpp7 gene encoding dipeptidyl peptidase 2: MRTILNIFTLTVTLFSGVLQGLPHTYFKSFPQSGKHGASEPQFTEKYFSQAVDHFNFNNMGNGTFRQRYLITDKYWKKGHGPIFFYTGNEGNIWEFALNSGFILELAAQQQALVIFGEHRYYGQSLPFGNHSFNIPEVSLLTVEQALADYAVMISELKQQLAATDCPVIVFGGSYGGMLSVYMRLRYPNIVAGALAASAPVLSTAGLGDSRQFFQDVTADFENIAPECRDAVRGAFSRLKELADLKDYSRIQSEFGLCKPPSADQDIHQLNGLLRNAFTLMAMLDYPYSTHFMGNMPANPVKVACETMMKGPDLLANLRDTAGIVYNSTGVLTCFDLYKLYVECADPTGCGLGFDSQAWDYQACTEIEMCYESNNVTDMFPPMPFTNKDREIYCFKRWAVLPRPGWLKIQFWGDALSTASNIIFSNGDLDPWANGGVRKSLSSSLIALNISGGAHHLDLRGSNEADPESVISARMKEAEIIAQWVKMERHRLQKTL, encoded by the exons ATGAGGAcgatattaaatattttcacgCTAACAGTGACTTTGTTCTCTGGCGTTCTGCAAGGTCTACCACACACATATTTTAAG TCATTTCCACAGTCAGGGAAACATGGTGCATCCGAGCCCCAGTTCACAGAGAAGTACTTCAGCCAGGCTGTGGACCACTTCAACTTTAACAACATGGGGAATGGAACATTCCGCCAGCGTTACCTGATCACAG ACAAATACTGGAAGAAAGGCCACGGTCCCATCTTCTTCTACACTGGAAACGAGGGGAACATCTGGGAGTTTGCCCTGAACTCTGGGTTCATCTTAGAGTTGGCAGCTCAGCAGCAAGCACTGGTCATATTTGGTGAACAT AGGTACTATGGGCAGTCTCTGCCGTTTGGCAACCATTCCTTTAACATCCCTGAGGTGAGCCTGCTGACGGTGGAGCAGGCCCTTGCTGACTACGCCGTCATGATCTCTGAGCTGAAACAGCAGCTGGCAGCCACAGACTGTCCCGTCATCGTGTTTGGTGGCAG TTATGGTGGGATGTTGTCCGTCTATATGAGACTCAGATATCCGAACATTGTAGCTGGAGCTCTGGCAGCCAGCGCCCCTGTCCTGTCCACTGCTGGGCTTGGAGACTCGAGACAGTTCTTCCAAGATGTCACCGCT gATTTTGAGAACATTGCTCCTGAATGTAGAGATGCTGTGAGAGGAGCTTTTAGTCGGCTGAAAGAATTAGCTGATCTCAAAG ATTACAGTCGCATCCAGTCCGAATTTGGCCTTTGTAAGCCTCCATCAGCTGACCAGGACATCCACCAGCTCAATGGCCTGCTGAGGAACGCCTTCACTCTGATGGCCATGCTGGACTATCCTTACAGCACCCACTTCATGGGCAACATGCCCGCCAACCCTGTCAAG GTTGCCTGTGAAACCATGATGAAAGGGCCTGACCTGCTGGCTAACCTCAGGGACACTGCTG GGATTGTGTACAACTCTACTGGAGTGCTGACTTGTTTCGACCTGTACAAGCTGTACGTGGAGTGTGCCGATCCTACTGGATGTGGACTGGGCTTTGACAGCCAGGCCTGGGACTACCAG GCTTGTACAGAGATCGAGATGTGTTACGAGAGCAATAACGTGACGGACATGTTTCCCCCCATGCCCTTCACAAATAAAGACCGGGAGATTTACTGCTTTAAACGCTGGGCTGTGCTTCCAAGGCCTGGATGGCTCAAAATCCAGTTTTGGGGTGACG CTCTTTCTACAGCCAGCAACATCATTTTCTCCAATGGAGACTTGGACCCGTGGGCCAATGGAGGG GTTCGGAAGTCTTTAAGCTCATCTCTGATCGCACTCAACATTTCTGGAGGGGCCCatcatctggacctgag agGATCCAATGAGGCTGATCCAGAGTCAGTCATCAGTGCCAGAATGAAGGAAGCAGAGATCATTGCACAGTGGGTGAAGATGGAGCGGCACAGATTACAAAAGACTCTTTAA